The following coding sequences lie in one Paenibacillus durus ATCC 35681 genomic window:
- a CDS encoding ABC transporter ATP-binding protein, whose translation MTVNTAETEPVARLIGVTKRIGLKTLVGDLTLDIPAGQVFGFLGPNGAGKTTTIRMMVGLISISRGDIVIGGRSIKTNFEEAVAQVGAIVENPEMYKFLTGYQNLKQYARMVSGVTKQRIQEVIELVGLSSRIHDKVKSYSLGMRQRLGVAQALLHRPKLLILDEPTNGLDPQGIRELRDYLRRLCREEGTTVFVSSHLLSEMELMCDSVAIIQNGKLIDVRQLKSAEGAPAQGREFVFDVDNVQTAQALIGGTVKDAAIVVQTVREDIPDLNAKLVSGGVKVYGIKEAVVSLEDQFLEMTGGEGIE comes from the coding sequence ATGACAGTAAATACGGCAGAGACGGAACCGGTTGCCAGGCTTATTGGTGTAACCAAGCGTATCGGTTTAAAAACGCTGGTCGGCGATTTGACGCTCGATATTCCGGCGGGGCAGGTCTTTGGCTTTCTCGGGCCGAACGGCGCGGGGAAGACGACAACCATTCGGATGATGGTTGGACTGATCTCGATTAGCCGGGGCGATATTGTGATCGGCGGCAGAAGCATCAAGACCAATTTTGAAGAAGCGGTTGCCCAGGTTGGGGCCATTGTTGAGAATCCGGAGATGTACAAGTTTCTAACCGGATACCAGAATCTGAAGCAGTATGCGCGAATGGTTAGCGGCGTGACCAAACAACGTATTCAGGAAGTTATCGAGCTTGTCGGGCTGAGCAGCCGTATCCACGACAAGGTGAAGAGCTATTCGCTCGGCATGCGCCAGCGTCTCGGAGTAGCTCAGGCGCTGCTTCATCGGCCGAAGCTGTTAATTCTTGACGAACCGACCAACGGGCTTGATCCTCAAGGAATCCGGGAGCTCCGGGATTACCTGCGGCGGTTATGCCGGGAGGAAGGGACGACCGTGTTCGTCTCCAGCCATTTGCTGTCCGAAATGGAGCTTATGTGCGACAGCGTCGCCATCATTCAGAACGGGAAGCTGATCGATGTCCGCCAGTTAAAGAGCGCGGAAGGCGCTCCGGCGCAGGGCAGGGAGTTTGTGTTCGACGTGGATAATGTCCAGACCGCCCAGGCACTGATCGGCGGGACGGTGAAGGATGCTGCAATTGTCGTGCAGACGGTTCGAGAGGATATTCCGGATCTGAACGCGAAGCTTGTGAGCGGCGGAGTCAAGGTATACGGCATCAAAGAGGCTGTCGTCTCGCTGGAGGATCAATTCCTGGAAATGACGGGAGGTGAGGGCATTGAGTAA